Proteins encoded by one window of Gammaproteobacteria bacterium:
- a CDS encoding HpcH/HpaI aldolase/citrate lyase family protein — MTGRSAEAGFAGPGVRSDVRVKIEEREDGGLTVDLESKVEAYYGGAIRDQVRDQLEHLGLENARVTIHDMGALPFTIAARVETAALRAGLLGEKPLDLVPEPDSAPSERRRLRRSRLYLPGNDPKYMVNAGLYGSDALILDLEDSVHPAEKDSARLLVANAVRHLDFAGAEIMVRINQLPVGLDDLEAVIPSGPDLILVPKVEDPTEIEEVDRTITTLLERLGWHRPIWIMPIVESALGVESAFDIARSSDRVVALTVGLEDLMADLGVSGSAKEQATQYARERIVNGAAAAGVQPIDSVYADVSDLEGLTSWCERSKALGFEGMGCLHPRQIPVVHHAFAPTPKEIERAQEIVAAFERAQREGLAIVSIGSKMIDAPVVQRAMKVVERARALGLLAEEGSGQ, encoded by the coding sequence GTGACCGGGCGAAGCGCCGAAGCGGGCTTCGCGGGCCCCGGTGTCCGCTCCGACGTGCGCGTCAAGATCGAAGAACGTGAAGATGGGGGTCTCACGGTCGACCTGGAGTCCAAGGTCGAGGCTTATTACGGGGGTGCGATCCGAGATCAGGTCCGCGACCAGTTGGAGCACCTCGGTCTCGAGAACGCGCGAGTCACGATCCACGACATGGGAGCGCTTCCTTTCACCATTGCCGCACGGGTCGAGACTGCGGCGCTCAGGGCCGGACTCCTCGGCGAGAAGCCGCTCGATCTCGTTCCCGAACCCGACAGCGCTCCGTCCGAGCGCCGTCGGCTGCGACGGTCCCGGCTGTACCTTCCCGGGAACGATCCGAAGTACATGGTCAACGCGGGCCTCTACGGTTCCGACGCTCTCATCCTGGATCTCGAGGACTCGGTGCACCCGGCCGAGAAGGACAGCGCTCGGCTTCTGGTCGCCAATGCCGTTCGGCACCTGGATTTCGCCGGGGCAGAGATCATGGTCCGCATCAATCAGCTTCCGGTCGGGTTGGACGACCTCGAGGCGGTGATCCCCAGTGGACCGGATCTGATCCTCGTCCCGAAAGTTGAAGATCCGACCGAGATCGAAGAGGTCGACCGAACGATTACCACCTTGCTCGAGAGACTGGGGTGGCATCGGCCGATCTGGATCATGCCGATCGTCGAGTCTGCACTCGGAGTCGAATCGGCGTTCGATATCGCCCGCTCTTCCGACAGGGTCGTCGCCCTCACCGTGGGACTGGAAGATCTGATGGCGGACCTCGGAGTGTCCGGGTCCGCCAAGGAGCAGGCAACGCAGTACGCACGGGAGCGTATCGTCAATGGCGCAGCGGCCGCGGGCGTCCAGCCGATCGACTCGGTCTACGCCGACGTATCCGATCTCGAGGGTCTGACATCCTGGTGTGAGAGATCGAAGGCGCTGGGTTTCGAAGGAATGGGCTGTCTCCATCCACGCCAGATTCCGGTTGTTCACCACGCATTTGCCCCGACTCCGAAGGAGATCGAGCGGGCGCAGGAGATCGTTGCTGCCTTCGAGCGAGCCCAGCGAGAAGGCTTGGCCATCGTAAGCATCGGCTCCAAGATGATCGATGCGCCGGTGGTGCAGAGAGCGATGAAGGTCGTCGAGCGGGCTCGAGCCCTGGGCCTCTTGGCGGAGGAGGGGAGCGGGCAATGA
- a CDS encoding MmgE/PrpD family protein, producing the protein MKSPHAASEMITAPMARWAADLTFADLSEEGIHQAKRYLLDSLGCALGGYTQHDVKILLDVLEETAGSGPATVIGTGRRVDAVSASLANALMVRAMDYNDIYWQQDPSHPSDIIPGALALVERSDGGGKELCVGIILGHEFEMRLCEAAFPGIRERGWHHATLTAFAAAFVAGRMLHLDADRIQHAVGISGSSQATLGAVTAGKLTMMKNTVDPLATQRGVLAALLAERGYTGPEHVIDGKEGLVETLGPEWKLEVLTDGLGESWRITRCGMKAFPTEALTHTPISAVLDLVTEHDLAADDVEEVRIRSLARAADILADPSKYAPHNRETADHSLPYVIAAALVDRQVTPLQFTMNKIEDPHIRAQLNKVVVVADPEIEKDFPARQRVSVTITTTDGRTFTKDLDYPKGHPGNPLSSAEIEQKFDALAAPVMSSGRRQQIKDAVWNLENLDSVRDLTDLLRVDGAS; encoded by the coding sequence ATGAAGAGCCCCCATGCCGCTTCCGAGATGATCACTGCCCCCATGGCCCGCTGGGCCGCCGACCTGACATTCGCCGACTTGTCCGAAGAAGGAATCCATCAAGCGAAGCGCTATCTCCTCGACTCGCTTGGTTGCGCGCTTGGTGGCTACACCCAACATGATGTGAAGATCCTGCTGGACGTGTTGGAGGAGACCGCAGGATCCGGTCCGGCGACCGTGATCGGCACCGGCAGAAGGGTGGACGCCGTGTCGGCGTCCCTTGCCAACGCCTTGATGGTGAGGGCGATGGACTACAACGACATCTACTGGCAGCAGGATCCTTCGCATCCCTCGGACATCATCCCCGGGGCTCTTGCCCTCGTCGAGCGCTCCGACGGCGGCGGCAAGGAGCTGTGCGTCGGGATCATTCTTGGCCACGAGTTCGAGATGCGGCTTTGCGAGGCGGCGTTTCCCGGTATTCGCGAACGTGGGTGGCACCATGCGACATTGACCGCTTTCGCCGCTGCGTTCGTGGCCGGACGAATGCTGCATCTCGATGCAGACCGCATCCAACATGCAGTCGGGATCTCGGGGAGCTCGCAAGCGACGCTCGGCGCGGTCACAGCCGGCAAGCTCACGATGATGAAGAACACCGTAGATCCCCTCGCTACACAACGCGGTGTCCTGGCAGCGCTCCTCGCCGAACGGGGCTACACGGGACCCGAGCACGTGATCGACGGCAAGGAAGGACTGGTCGAGACGCTCGGCCCCGAATGGAAACTCGAAGTCCTGACGGACGGGCTCGGAGAATCGTGGCGGATCACACGCTGCGGCATGAAAGCGTTTCCGACCGAAGCCCTCACACATACCCCAATTTCCGCAGTGCTCGACCTCGTGACCGAGCATGACCTTGCGGCGGACGACGTCGAAGAGGTCAGGATTCGATCGCTCGCGCGGGCTGCGGACATCTTGGCCGATCCCAGCAAGTACGCGCCACACAACCGAGAGACCGCCGACCACAGCCTGCCCTACGTAATTGCCGCGGCTTTGGTCGACCGACAGGTCACACCGCTCCAATTCACGATGAACAAAATCGAAGATCCCCATATTCGTGCTCAGTTGAACAAGGTCGTCGTGGTCGCCGACCCGGAGATCGAAAAGGACTTCCCGGCCCGCCAACGCGTCAGCGTGACCATCACCACCACCGATGGTCGAACGTTCACGAAGGATCTGGACTATCCCAAAGGGCATCCAGGCAATCCGCTCAGTTCGGCGGAGATCGAGCAGAAGTTCGACGCGCTTGCGGCACCGGTTATGTCGTCAGGACGTCGCCAACAAATCAAAGATGCCGTCTGGAACCTGGAGAACCTCGACAGCGTTCGCGATCTGACCGACCTGTTGCGTGTTGATGGTGCGTCGTGA
- a CDS encoding sulfurtransferase has product MSYANPDALVTTEWLERRLEDPRIRILEMAADPFTYDHGHVPGAILWSGLCDLQRPKPPSCPDRTEVSRVLSRARVADTSTVIVYGGPGNWLGAFGYWLLKYRGFDQVRLLDGGREKWQLEARPLTREVPSSESGSFPLTSADRRELRASRDQILAGDGDTVLVDTRSPQEYRGDQLAPPNASQHQGYPGGHIPGARNVPWPRTTNADRSFRSFENLRAVFERESIPREARVVTYSLSGARSAHTWFVLKELLGYPRVQHYDGSWVDYTAGGAPVELGERRQTAAASALEGC; this is encoded by the coding sequence ATGAGCTATGCCAACCCGGACGCCCTCGTCACGACCGAGTGGCTGGAGCGCCGCCTCGAGGATCCCCGGATCCGAATTCTCGAGATGGCAGCCGATCCCTTTACCTACGATCACGGTCACGTTCCGGGCGCAATCCTTTGGAGTGGACTCTGCGATCTGCAACGCCCGAAGCCGCCTTCCTGCCCCGACCGGACCGAAGTGAGCCGAGTTCTCTCGCGAGCCCGGGTAGCCGATACCTCCACAGTGATCGTGTATGGAGGGCCCGGCAACTGGCTGGGAGCGTTCGGCTACTGGCTTCTCAAGTACCGGGGTTTCGATCAAGTTCGCCTCCTCGATGGAGGGCGCGAGAAGTGGCAACTGGAGGCACGTCCGCTGACTCGAGAGGTTCCCTCATCAGAAAGCGGCAGCTTTCCCTTGACGAGCGCAGACCGACGTGAGCTGAGAGCGAGTCGAGACCAAATCCTCGCCGGGGACGGTGATACCGTCCTCGTTGACACGCGTTCACCTCAGGAATACCGGGGCGATCAGCTGGCGCCCCCCAACGCATCGCAGCACCAGGGTTACCCGGGAGGCCACATTCCCGGGGCCAGGAATGTTCCCTGGCCGCGCACGACCAACGCCGACCGAAGCTTCCGTTCCTTCGAGAATCTGCGTGCGGTCTTCGAGCGTGAGTCCATCCCCCGAGAGGCGCGAGTCGTCACGTACTCACTGTCGGGCGCACGGTCCGCCCACACCTGGTTCGTCCTCAAGGAGCTCCTGGGCTACCCGCGGGTTCAGCACTATGACGGCTCCTGGGTCGACTACACGGCCGGCGGCGCGCCGGTGGAACTGGGCGAACGGCGGCAGACGGCCGCCGCGTCCGCCCTGGAGGGTTGCTGA
- a CDS encoding nitrate reductase — protein MTTEPDRELGPGNEGPVAWWSTWRLLIIGGVAVVIMAVIILIILASGTQVAGPEERVNVLASSSNACVSCHRNATPGIVEQYGHSTMAVANVACEDCHEVAADYPGAHEHEGTWVLGSPTTAMCEKCHPAEVNEYYASRHSLPAYVAMAGTEGLSAELLAQYEAIPEGGFAPDKERNAIFAIEGPAMTRFTCESCHNIGLPAADGSVGECQQCHLRHEFSLEQARKPETCNACHIGPDHPQWEIYEESPHGISYHVGGDQWNWDVEAGTATVADFPAPTCAICHMSGFGATGTTHDVGERLTWFLFSSVSELRPNADSNRVRMQSVCFECHNTTFIDDFYAAADAATERVNEWVLESREIIQPLKDNDLLTPEPFDEPIDFTFFNLWHHWGRTAKFGTWMQGPDYAQWHGAYELLDDLAELREMVADKLAEAGLEGSR, from the coding sequence ATGACTACGGAACCTGATAGGGAACTCGGGCCGGGGAACGAGGGACCCGTCGCCTGGTGGTCGACCTGGCGGCTCCTCATTATCGGCGGTGTCGCGGTCGTCATCATGGCGGTCATCATCCTGATCATCCTCGCTTCGGGCACCCAGGTCGCGGGACCTGAGGAACGCGTGAACGTCCTCGCCTCCAGCAGCAACGCATGTGTCTCGTGCCATCGCAACGCCACACCAGGGATCGTCGAGCAGTACGGTCACAGCACGATGGCCGTGGCCAACGTTGCCTGCGAGGACTGTCATGAAGTGGCGGCCGATTACCCGGGAGCCCATGAACATGAGGGGACCTGGGTGCTGGGCTCACCGACGACCGCGATGTGTGAGAAGTGCCATCCCGCCGAAGTCAACGAATACTACGCCAGTCGCCACAGCCTTCCCGCGTACGTAGCGATGGCCGGTACCGAAGGACTGTCTGCAGAATTGCTGGCGCAGTACGAGGCGATTCCGGAGGGCGGCTTCGCTCCGGACAAGGAGCGCAATGCCATCTTTGCCATCGAAGGACCGGCGATGACGCGCTTCACCTGCGAGAGCTGTCACAACATCGGCCTTCCGGCAGCAGACGGTTCAGTCGGCGAATGCCAGCAATGCCACCTTCGCCACGAGTTCAGCCTGGAACAGGCTCGGAAGCCCGAAACCTGTAACGCATGCCACATCGGTCCCGACCATCCACAGTGGGAGATCTACGAGGAGTCCCCACATGGGATCTCGTATCACGTCGGTGGAGATCAGTGGAACTGGGACGTAGAAGCCGGGACCGCCACGGTCGCCGACTTTCCGGCACCGACGTGTGCCATCTGTCATATGAGCGGGTTCGGAGCCACCGGGACGACCCACGACGTGGGAGAGCGACTCACCTGGTTCCTGTTCTCCTCGGTGAGCGAACTGCGGCCCAATGCCGACAGCAACCGGGTGCGGATGCAATCGGTGTGCTTCGAGTGCCACAACACGACTTTCATCGACGACTTCTACGCGGCCGCCGACGCAGCCACCGAGCGGGTGAACGAGTGGGTGTTGGAGAGCCGCGAGATCATCCAACCGCTCAAGGACAACGACCTGCTCACTCCGGAGCCGTTCGACGAACCGATCGACTTCACCTTCTTCAACCTGTGGCACCACTGGGGTCGCACCGCCAAGTTCGGAACCTGGATGCAGGGTCCCGACTACGCACAGTGGCACGGTGCGTACGAACTCCTGGACGACCTGGCCGAGTTGCGGGAGATGGTCGCCGACAAGCTCGCCGAAGCCGGGCTCGAGGGATCCAGGTAG
- a CDS encoding HD domain-containing protein, with protein sequence MRDAVRLLWPELDWIQDLELRERTLDTWVLAFERSPLEPDDLHEIPFTLLVPDCPTSFMEHKRCVVHIARGAAEAMQEFLGSALSIDMDTVLAGGILIDVGKLLEYEKVDGKAVQSESGRLLRHPFTGVALAKECGVPDSICHIIAAHSHEGDLVTRSVEATILHHADFMSFLPFKNLTR encoded by the coding sequence ATGCGCGACGCCGTCCGCCTGCTTTGGCCCGAACTCGACTGGATCCAGGATCTGGAACTCCGAGAGAGGACTCTCGACACCTGGGTGCTCGCGTTCGAGCGCAGTCCGTTGGAGCCGGACGACCTGCATGAGATCCCTTTCACCCTGCTCGTCCCCGACTGCCCAACCTCGTTCATGGAGCACAAACGCTGTGTTGTGCACATTGCGCGCGGGGCCGCGGAGGCGATGCAAGAGTTCCTCGGCAGCGCGTTGAGCATCGACATGGACACGGTGCTCGCCGGCGGCATTCTGATCGACGTGGGGAAGTTACTCGAGTACGAAAAGGTCGACGGCAAGGCCGTCCAGAGCGAATCGGGTCGCCTTCTACGTCATCCGTTCACGGGTGTGGCGCTTGCCAAGGAGTGCGGTGTACCCGACTCGATTTGTCACATCATCGCCGCCCATTCCCATGAGGGGGATCTTGTGACGCGCTCGGTCGAGGCGACCATCCTGCACCATGCCGACTTCATGAGTTTCCTTCCTTTCAAGAATCTGACGAGGTAA
- a CDS encoding citrate lyase subunit alpha (citrate-ACP transferase, the alpha subunit catalyzes the formation of (3S)-citryl-CoA from acetyl-CoA and citrate), whose product MTTEFTENAVGRMVPTVVNGHEQTPYQGIGGHRPVGNKAGPPIRVSSDYPDNGDKRVASLQVALERCGLSDGMVVSTHHHLRNGDRVALSLLDAARDMGIRDLTWFPSASFPCHEPVIDLMEAGVVHHIEGSMNGPLGEYCSEGRMRGLGVLRSHGGRWQAISDGEVHIDIAVIAAPSADMFGNANGAHGKSACGSLGFALADSLYADHVIVVTDGLVPFPCVPWQIQGNNVDYVVEVPSIGDPGKIVSGTTQITKSPDRLIIAEYAARFVRDAGILREGFSFQAGAGGISLAFTAFLADMMRDAGVTARFVRGGSTRVLVDMLQEGLTDYILDGQTFDLSGIQSIATDARHVATSPFTSYNFNGKGNFASMVDTVVLGATEVDVDFNANVVTHSDGRLLHGIGGWQNCLFAGCTILAMPSFRDRNPVIRDRVTTLTGPAELIDVVVTERGIAINPRRQDLLDATEGSDLPIVDIHSLQADVERICGGKPEPAVLTDRPVAVIKWVDGTVLDTVWQPGVDSTPHS is encoded by the coding sequence ATGACGACCGAATTCACCGAGAACGCCGTGGGTCGGATGGTTCCAACCGTCGTAAACGGTCATGAGCAGACCCCCTACCAGGGCATCGGCGGCCACCGGCCGGTCGGCAACAAGGCAGGCCCTCCGATCCGAGTCTCGTCTGACTATCCGGACAACGGAGACAAACGTGTCGCATCCCTGCAGGTGGCCCTCGAACGGTGCGGTCTGTCCGATGGGATGGTCGTCTCTACCCATCATCACCTTCGCAACGGAGACCGTGTGGCTCTGAGCCTCCTCGATGCCGCGAGGGACATGGGGATCCGCGACCTGACCTGGTTTCCGAGTGCGTCATTCCCCTGCCACGAACCCGTGATCGACCTGATGGAAGCCGGCGTCGTCCACCACATCGAAGGCAGCATGAACGGGCCGCTGGGGGAGTACTGCTCAGAGGGAAGGATGCGTGGACTGGGCGTACTTCGCTCACACGGCGGCCGGTGGCAGGCAATCTCCGACGGCGAGGTGCACATCGACATTGCCGTGATCGCCGCTCCGAGCGCAGACATGTTCGGCAACGCGAACGGCGCACACGGCAAGTCGGCCTGCGGATCCCTTGGCTTCGCTCTGGCAGATTCCCTGTATGCCGATCACGTCATCGTCGTTACCGACGGGCTCGTTCCCTTCCCGTGCGTTCCCTGGCAGATACAGGGCAACAATGTCGATTACGTGGTTGAGGTGCCTTCGATCGGGGACCCGGGCAAGATCGTCTCCGGCACGACGCAGATCACAAAGAGCCCGGACCGGCTCATCATCGCGGAGTACGCGGCACGGTTCGTCAGAGATGCAGGCATCTTGCGGGAGGGCTTCTCATTCCAGGCGGGAGCTGGGGGCATCTCACTTGCCTTCACAGCGTTCCTCGCGGACATGATGCGAGATGCCGGCGTCACTGCACGGTTCGTCCGCGGAGGTTCCACCCGTGTACTGGTGGACATGTTGCAGGAAGGCCTGACGGACTACATCCTCGACGGTCAGACGTTCGATCTCAGCGGCATCCAATCCATAGCGACAGACGCACGCCATGTGGCGACCTCTCCGTTCACTTCGTACAACTTCAACGGCAAAGGCAACTTCGCGAGCATGGTCGATACCGTCGTTCTTGGTGCAACCGAGGTGGATGTTGATTTCAACGCCAACGTGGTGACACATTCCGACGGGCGCCTCCTGCATGGCATCGGCGGCTGGCAGAACTGCCTCTTCGCCGGCTGCACGATCTTGGCGATGCCGTCGTTTCGCGATCGAAACCCCGTCATTCGCGATCGAGTGACCACGCTCACGGGCCCGGCCGAACTCATCGACGTCGTGGTGACGGAGCGCGGTATCGCCATCAACCCGAGGCGCCAAGACCTGCTGGATGCAACGGAGGGTTCTGATCTTCCCATCGTCGACATTCACAGCTTGCAGGCCGACGTGGAGCGTATCTGCGGAGGCAAGCCGGAGCCGGCCGTGCTGACAGACCGGCCTGTGGCCGTGATCAAGTGGGTGGACGGCACGGTCCTCGACACCGTGTGGCAGCCTGGCGTCGATTCCACCCCCCACAGTTGA
- a CDS encoding isocitrate/isopropylmalate dehydrogenase family protein, with protein sequence MTRRTVVTMPGDGIGALVLPEATRVLDGVGFEADYVHADIGWECWREQGNPLPQATIDLLAEHKLGLFGAITSKPKAAAEAELAPELRGQGHVYFSPIVGLRQRFGLDICVRPCRSYAGNPLNFVRQTGNGVEEPPVDAVIFRQNTEGLYAGVEWTDPPTEVLEALATHPKFAPFTTIPSADLAISTRVFSRNACRRIVRAAFEYAAKYGYRSVTVCEKPNVLRETSGMLEDVAKEIGAEYPNIERWSTNIDAQMMWLTKNPENYGVLVAGNLFGDIISDGFAGLVGGLGFACSGNIGDEVAVFEPTHGSAPKYAELVPSIVNPIAMILTAAMLLDHVGEKEKASRVREAVGKVIRDGAVRTYDMMHLPGGPGVVDAGAATTSEMTDAILDAL encoded by the coding sequence ATGACTCGAAGGACCGTCGTGACGATGCCAGGTGATGGCATCGGCGCCCTTGTACTCCCAGAAGCGACCCGCGTCCTCGACGGGGTCGGTTTCGAAGCAGACTATGTGCATGCCGACATTGGCTGGGAGTGCTGGCGGGAGCAGGGCAACCCCCTCCCGCAGGCCACGATCGATCTCCTCGCCGAGCACAAACTCGGTCTGTTCGGCGCCATCACCTCCAAGCCCAAGGCGGCGGCAGAAGCCGAGCTCGCTCCCGAACTGCGGGGGCAGGGCCACGTGTACTTCAGCCCAATCGTTGGACTTCGTCAGCGTTTCGGCCTGGACATCTGTGTGCGACCCTGTCGCTCCTACGCAGGAAACCCGCTCAACTTCGTCCGGCAAACCGGCAACGGTGTCGAGGAGCCCCCAGTGGATGCGGTGATCTTCCGCCAGAACACTGAAGGTCTCTACGCCGGCGTCGAGTGGACCGATCCTCCAACCGAGGTTCTCGAGGCGCTGGCAACGCATCCCAAATTCGCACCATTCACCACCATTCCCAGCGCGGATCTGGCGATTTCCACTCGCGTGTTCTCACGCAACGCATGCCGACGCATCGTCCGCGCCGCATTCGAATACGCCGCAAAGTACGGCTATCGATCGGTCACCGTGTGCGAGAAGCCCAATGTCCTGAGAGAGACATCGGGCATGCTCGAGGACGTTGCCAAAGAGATCGGGGCCGAGTACCCGAACATCGAACGGTGGTCGACGAACATCGACGCCCAGATGATGTGGCTCACCAAGAATCCGGAGAACTACGGAGTCCTCGTGGCAGGGAACCTCTTCGGCGACATCATCTCCGACGGCTTCGCGGGCCTGGTGGGCGGGCTTGGCTTCGCCTGCTCTGGAAACATCGGGGACGAGGTGGCAGTGTTCGAACCGACACACGGTTCGGCGCCGAAGTACGCGGAGCTGGTGCCATCGATCGTCAACCCCATCGCCATGATCCTGACTGCCGCCATGTTGCTGGATCACGTCGGCGAAAAGGAGAAGGCCAGTCGGGTCAGAGAGGCCGTCGGCAAGGTCATCCGTGACGGCGCGGTTCGAACCTACGACATGATGCACCTTCCCGGCGGGCCGGGGGTCGTCGACGCGGGCGCCGCCACCACCTCCGAAATGACCGACGCGATCCTGGACGCCTTGTGA
- a CDS encoding homoaconitase: MRHQTVVEAITQTHLAGGAKSGPIKAGDFVTIVPDHVLTHDNTAPVLKKFRTMGATRVSDPRQPVFAIDHDIQNTSETNLAKYRKIEEFARSQGVDFYAPGEGIGHQIMVEQGYVTPGSFVVASDSHANMYGALGAIGTPVVRTDAAAIWATGEFWWQIPRTVRVELVGELPEGTTGKDVILILCGLYSHGEVLNAAVEFSGPGVKSLSMDARLTISNMTTEWGALVGWFPVDETTLEYLEWRRGVLGPRGRQRLGGIPDTVADYLVGDPLADCAAHIVLDLDEVTPHINGPDTVQATRSLATIQEQAVPVDKAYLLSCVNSRFEDLAAAAEELEGRQVADRVELYFAAASREVQERAEAAGHWQTILDAGGRPLPPGCGPCIGLGTGLLEAGEVGISATNRNFKGRMGSRDAQAYLASPQVVAASAVAGHICGVGGWPDRAPRRSIHVASRSVASRARKVTIEEGFPARLEGRIVLLTQDNINTDGIYSKDYTYRDDMTPEAMAGVVMENYDPEFASKIRPGDILIGGDNFGTGSSREQAATALQAAGIAMVIAASYSQTYLRNAFNNGFVCIECPELVAYLREKFTTAIDTGPRSVFSDDTLSVDFTSGEVSFDNRVFPFPVLSEVPQSLVAAGGLENAVRRQLSVT, from the coding sequence ATCAGGCACCAGACGGTCGTTGAGGCGATAACGCAAACCCATCTCGCCGGCGGTGCCAAGAGCGGACCGATCAAGGCCGGTGACTTCGTGACCATTGTTCCCGACCATGTGCTGACTCACGACAACACGGCGCCTGTGCTGAAGAAATTCCGGACGATGGGAGCGACACGAGTCTCAGACCCGAGACAACCCGTGTTCGCGATCGACCATGACATTCAGAACACGTCGGAGACCAACCTCGCCAAGTACCGCAAGATCGAAGAGTTCGCCAGGAGCCAGGGTGTTGATTTCTACGCTCCCGGTGAAGGAATCGGCCACCAGATCATGGTCGAGCAGGGCTATGTCACTCCTGGTTCATTCGTCGTCGCGTCCGACTCACATGCAAACATGTACGGGGCCCTGGGGGCCATCGGAACACCCGTCGTACGTACCGATGCGGCAGCAATCTGGGCTACCGGGGAGTTCTGGTGGCAGATTCCGCGCACGGTTCGTGTCGAGTTGGTGGGAGAGCTTCCTGAGGGAACAACGGGCAAAGACGTGATTCTCATCCTCTGCGGCCTCTACTCCCACGGTGAAGTGCTCAACGCAGCCGTCGAATTCAGCGGACCTGGAGTGAAGAGCCTCAGCATGGATGCACGGCTCACCATCTCCAATATGACGACCGAATGGGGTGCTCTCGTAGGATGGTTCCCGGTTGACGAGACCACGCTCGAGTACCTCGAATGGCGACGTGGCGTCCTTGGACCACGAGGGCGGCAGCGCCTTGGTGGCATCCCAGATACGGTGGCCGACTACCTCGTCGGCGATCCGCTGGCCGACTGCGCAGCGCACATCGTGCTCGACCTCGACGAAGTCACTCCCCACATCAATGGTCCCGATACCGTGCAAGCCACCAGGTCGCTCGCGACGATCCAGGAACAGGCCGTGCCCGTCGACAAGGCCTACTTGCTGTCCTGCGTGAATTCACGCTTCGAAGATCTTGCCGCTGCCGCCGAGGAACTCGAAGGCAGGCAGGTCGCCGACCGCGTCGAGCTCTACTTCGCTGCGGCCAGCCGGGAAGTGCAAGAGCGTGCCGAAGCCGCCGGACACTGGCAGACGATCCTGGATGCCGGCGGCCGACCGTTGCCACCCGGGTGTGGCCCCTGCATCGGTCTGGGAACCGGTCTGCTCGAAGCAGGAGAGGTGGGAATCTCTGCGACGAACCGGAACTTCAAAGGCCGCATGGGCTCACGCGACGCACAGGCTTATCTCGCCAGTCCCCAGGTGGTGGCGGCCTCCGCCGTTGCCGGCCATATCTGTGGTGTGGGCGGCTGGCCCGATCGCGCTCCCCGGAGAAGCATCCACGTTGCGAGTCGCTCCGTTGCGAGCCGGGCGAGGAAGGTGACGATCGAAGAAGGATTCCCCGCGCGGTTGGAGGGCCGGATCGTGTTGCTCACCCAGGACAACATCAACACGGACGGCATCTACAGCAAGGACTACACCTACCGTGACGACATGACACCCGAAGCCATGGCGGGCGTTGTCATGGAGAACTACGACCCGGAGTTCGCTTCCAAGATCCGACCGGGTGACATTCTCATCGGCGGTGACAACTTCGGAACAGGCTCCAGTCGCGAACAGGCGGCGACCGCTCTTCAGGCGGCGGGCATCGCCATGGTGATCGCAGCGAGCTACTCACAGACCTACCTGCGCAACGCCTTCAACAATGGCTTCGTGTGCATCGAATGCCCCGAACTCGTCGCGTACCTGCGAGAGAAGTTCACAACCGCGATTGACACCGGCCCCCGGTCCGTCTTCTCGGACGACACCCTGAGTGTCGATTTCACGTCCGGGGAAGTCTCGTTCGATAACCGGGTCTTCCCATTTCCAGTACTCAGCGAAGTACCCCAATCTCTCGTGGCTGCCGGCGGTCTGGAGAACGCCGTTCGCCGGCAACTTTCAGTGACGTGA